One region of Papaver somniferum cultivar HN1 unplaced genomic scaffold, ASM357369v1 unplaced-scaffold_131, whole genome shotgun sequence genomic DNA includes:
- the LOC113332540 gene encoding zinc finger MYM-type protein 5-like yields MPHVPTRKHVPGNKKRKKEKAMAAVTKSQEGDINKYFQPIAATNNAPGDETMTTNNGNGGNGSTNENDATPNPNDLVDNDNDGVGVQNDEVDDEYQLLDIDDPGNWDVIDQALRDKLVQKGPVRVSKYEFPRDKVSRRRFSNYYYDRTLVNGEKCDRSWLIYSMKKNKVYCFCCKLFSNRRSDKQLACEGFQDGGNLSTKLKEHEICDQHYRCMLKWTELEMRLRKVQTIDKGMQELIKTEKEHWRKVLERIVSLVRTLSRRSLAFRGDNEKIGQPNNENFLGFIEWAAEFDEVMKMHLHRIKNNEIHYHYLSHKIQNEFILRLANETKSMILKKIR; encoded by the coding sequence ATGCCTCATGTTCCAACTAGGAAGCATGTTCCTGGGAATAAAAAGCGTAAAAAAGAGAAAGCCATGGCAGCAGTCACAAAGTCCCAAGAAGgagacataaataaatattttcaacCCATTGCAGCCACAAATAATGCACCTGGAGATGAAACTATGACTACTAATAATGGTAATGGTGGAAATGGAAGTACAAACGAGAATGATGCAACGCCaaatcctaatgatttggtcgatAATGATAATGATGGTGTTGGGGTACAAAACGATGAAGTCGATGATGAGTATCAACTTTTAGATATTGATGATCCAGGGAATTGGGATGTTATTGATCAAGCTTTGAGAGATAAGTTGGTCCAAAAAGGCCCGGTAAGAGTTTCAAAATATGAATTTCCTAGGGATAAAGTAAGTAGGAGACGTTTTTCTAATTACTATTATGATCGAACTCTTGTTAATGGTGAGAAGTGTGATAGAAGTTGGTTAATATATTCAATGAAAAAAAACAAAGTTTATTGTTTTTGTTGCAAGTTGTTTAGTAATCGCAGAAGTGATAAGCAGTTAGCTTGCGAAGGTTTTCAAGATGGGGGAAATTTAAGTACAAAGCTTAAGGAACATGAAATTTGTGATCAGCACTACAGATGTATGCTAAAATGGACTGAATTGGAGATGAGATTGAGAAAGGTACAAACCATTGACAAAGGTATGCAAGAACTGATCAAAACAGAAAAAGAACACTGGAGGAAAGTATTAGAGAGGATAGTTAGCCTTGTAAGAACTTTATCAAGAAGAAGTTTAGCATTTCGTGGAGATAATGAAAAGATTGGTCAACCAAACAATGAAAACTTTTTGGGATTCATTGAATGGGCTGCTGAATTTGATGAGGTAATGAAAATGCATCTTCATCGTATAAAAAATAATGAAATTCATTATCATTATCTTAGTCACAAGATTCAAAATGAGTTCATATTGAGGTTGGCCAATGAAACGAAAAGTATGATTCTTAAGAAGATACGATAA